A window from Trichomycterus rosablanca isolate fTriRos1 chromosome 21, fTriRos1.hap1, whole genome shotgun sequence encodes these proteins:
- the gstt2 gene encoding glutathione S-transferase theta-2 has protein sequence MKVYVDLMSQPCRAVLIFLIHNKIPHTTQTVLLHKGQHRSAEFRKLNPMQKVPVLEDDGFILTESDAILKYLATVYPVPAHWYPYQPQMRARVDEYTAWHHTNTRLHASRVFITEVLVPRMKGEPVDGAKLQRALKDLDETLEKLETMFLKEQNFLCGDDITVADLLAVCELMQPLGGGRDVLQNRPRLQQWRTRVQSAAEESFHQIHSLLYKLRDKHTSKL, from the exons atGAAGGTTTATGTGGATTTAATGTCACAGCCGTGCAGAGCTGTCCTGATATTTCTGATTCATAATAAAATTCCTCATACAACACAAACCGTTCTGCTGCATAAAG gacaaCACAGAAGTGCAGAATTTAGGAAGTTGAACCCAATGCAGAAGGTTCCTGTGTTGGAAGACGATGGCTTCATACTGACTGAAag TGATGCCATCTTAAAGTACCTGGCAACAGTGTACCCGGTACCTGCCCACTGGTATCCATACCAACCACAGATGAGAGCCAGAGTGGATGAGTACACGGCCTGGCATCACACAAACACCCGCCTTCATGCCTCCAGAGTCTTTATCACAGAG GTATTGGTACCCCGGATGAAAGGTGAACCAGTGGATGGTGCTAAACTACAGCGAGCTCTGAAAGATCTGGATGAAACGCTGGAGAAACTGGAAACCATGTTCCTTAAGGAGCAGAACTTCCTGTGTGGTGATGACATCACTGTGGCTGATCTGCTCGCTGTCTGTGAGCTGATGCAG ccgtTGGGTGGAGGTCGAGATGTTTTGCAGAATCGGCCGAGGTTACAGCAGTGGAGAACCCGGGTTCAGTCTGCAGCTGAAGAATCGTTccatcaaattcactcactACTGTACAAACTGAGAGataaacacaccagcaaacTGTAA